One Vicinamibacteria bacterium genomic region harbors:
- a CDS encoding transporter substrate-binding domain-containing protein — MTLRLSVLLFTLSLSSHAASETLRVIALSSERFFFEENGRLRGIEYEILDYFAKSRDATLAVEWVDSFSDLLPRIEAGKADIAAGTITITDERERRVDFSAGYFPVQVVLVERSGEASGSLKELAGAKVAAFQDTTAVDALKQEPRIEIVVASDGIEGMLEAVRKGEIRAAAADSSAVIPLLEDYPTLKISQTFGDEQHFGFALPKGSPLKEALSEHILRLKESGIYFRFLTDHMGPRATEIVRAARSR, encoded by the coding sequence GACGCTGCGCGTGATCGCACTTTCGTCCGAGCGATTCTTTTTCGAAGAGAACGGCAGGCTGCGAGGGATCGAGTACGAGATCCTCGACTATTTCGCAAAATCCCGCGATGCGACCCTGGCAGTCGAGTGGGTCGACAGCTTCTCCGATCTCCTACCTCGAATCGAGGCGGGCAAGGCGGACATTGCCGCCGGCACGATTACGATCACTGATGAGCGAGAGCGTCGCGTCGATTTCAGCGCAGGGTACTTTCCGGTCCAAGTCGTGCTGGTGGAGCGCTCCGGGGAGGCGAGCGGCTCTTTGAAGGAGTTGGCGGGCGCGAAAGTCGCCGCCTTCCAGGACACCACTGCTGTCGATGCGCTCAAACAAGAGCCTCGAATCGAGATCGTGGTGGCGTCTGACGGAATCGAGGGCATGCTCGAGGCGGTGCGAAAGGGCGAGATCCGGGCGGCGGCGGCAGACAGCAGCGCCGTGATTCCCTTGCTCGAAGATTATCCGACGCTCAAGATCAGCCAGACGTTCGGTGATGAACAGCATTTCGGCTTCGCGCTTCCCAAAGGCTCTCCTCTGAAGGAAGCCTTGAGCGAGCACATACTCCGACTCAAGGAGTCCGGCATCTATTTCAGGTTTCTTACGGATCACATGGGCCCTCGGGCCACCGAGATCGTGCGTGCGGCCCGGAGCCGGTAA
- a CDS encoding c-type cytochrome, which yields MRRVALTMAIFLVIAPVSLTAQTGERPDSAKALRGSQAFRVYCGSCHGREAKGDGPLAADLHVKPANLTELSKRNGGTFPFDMVIETIEHGRKVRGHGSEEMPAWGDAFEMTEQTQEAARAKMDELAHFLWSIQVQ from the coding sequence ATGCGACGAGTTGCACTCACGATGGCCATCTTTCTCGTGATCGCTCCCGTGAGCCTGACGGCACAGACCGGAGAGCGGCCGGATTCGGCCAAAGCGTTGAGGGGAAGCCAGGCGTTCCGCGTCTACTGCGGCAGCTGCCACGGCCGGGAGGCGAAGGGAGACGGTCCGCTAGCCGCCGACCTTCATGTCAAACCGGCGAATCTGACCGAGCTGAGCAAGAGAAACGGCGGTACGTTTCCTTTCGATATGGTGATCGAGACGATCGAGCACGGGCGCAAGGTGAGAGGCCACGGAAGCGAGGAAATGCCGGCCTGGGGCGATGCCTTCGAGATGACCGAACAGACGCAGGAGGCGGCCCGGGCAAAGATGGACGAGCTGGCTCACTTCCTGTGGTCGATCCAGGTCCAATGA